DNA sequence from the Carassius gibelio isolate Cgi1373 ecotype wild population from Czech Republic chromosome A14, carGib1.2-hapl.c, whole genome shotgun sequence genome:
CCTAAACAACATCTGCAAAGTTACGacgctcaaagttcaatgcaaatggagatatattaatttaaagaTATCGCTGTTTAAGGACTACAACAAGCTTCTTCCTGGGTTTGTGACATCACTAATACATTACAACCCTGCCCCCAGGAACATGCAACTATCTGTACTGGTATGGGGGCGTGACATTTCTAGACAACGTGCACTAAGCTGTTAACAAATCCAGAGCTGTTCTGAGCGAATCATAATGCGGTCTTCACACCAAACGCAAATAGAGCGTAAAATTTgcgtctaccgcgtctagttcgccgcttgaacattttgagatcATTTGCGTGTGAAATTTGCTTCATTCGCTTCATTTGCACGTGAAATTAACTTAACATCAGACGCGAATTCGTGTCATGGGGGGGGGGGCTTCGGACAgctgagttcatgcagcattttcaaccgccattttattcggataattttcaaaatattactgttattgtgtattttaacattgaaatcattcgcgccagacgctttattcgcgtttggtgtgaacacagccaGCTGACCAATCTGAGCCTGATTATTTTTGAGGGAGGGGGTTTCATAGAAGCAGGAACTCAAATTGATTTGAAGAGAACAGAAACAGCAATGTAGAATAaagataaaatactttttttgttgtttttgtttttttgtttttaaacaaagcaTGAACACGTTaaactgcaccccataaacacaatcaagcctttaAAAAAAGCtgatcaaccacccctttaaatactgtagtaaatttatttattacagcgttgtaatgtacagtatgaaaaagtataattcatttagacatttgctaaagattaatcttaataaagttattaaTGATTTCACAGTTTTTAAACAACTTTGAGTGtcagataaaataaaattcctTCTAGCTGACTTTTGTTCTCTTTCTATATTTAAGGTGGTTCAAGCTTCACTCCAAGGCTGGTCGGAAAGAGAAGGAGCGAGGAGAGCTGCAGGTCACCATCCAGTTTACCCGCAACAACATGACGGCTAGTATGTACGATTTGACCATAAAGGACAAGCCCCGATCTGCATTTGGAAAGCTGAAGGACCGCGTCACGGGAAGAAAGAGAGGAGACGTGGAATCCTCCTCTGCCATTTTACCTGGCCGCTTCGCTGCACTATCAGGGTCTGTAGGTCCTCCGTTCGCTGGAGATGGTGGACCCGATGAGCCAAGCAAGGAAGAGGGGGTCGATGAACACCGCAGCAAGGTGAAAGACTTCTTCCTTAAGGGGAAACTGCGCAAGAATTCAGACACACAGTCTTGCTCCTCATTGGCGTCAGACAGTAGCATGGCATCGTCCGCTGGGGATTCATTCGTCTCAGCAGAGCTGTCCAGAACACCCATCTACAGCAGCAGAGTGATGGAGCCCTTCCAAATGGACACTGAAGGTGGAATTAAAGGTCAGTGATCTAGAAGAAGAGATAAACTAAGAGAATTCATTATCATAATCATCATTGAGAATTTACATAATAACTGTGTTGCTAAACTGTTAATAAACTATGGGTTCCATATGATAACTTATGATCGTTTATGACAatccttgtgttgttccaaacttgtatgagtttcttAATTCTgtggatcatatatatatattttcaactgtTTTTGTGAATACAATTGAAGTCTGTGAGATCCAAAACAAAACTTGATCTATTGACTtttattatgtgaacaaaaaaacccttagacattttgcaaaatatcctcttttgtttttcatagatgaaagaaagtcaaacaTGTTTGGAACGGGTGAGTGAAtgaagacagattttttttttccatctttaaAACCTCTCCTCAAATGTCTGGTTGGGATAAATACTGATCTTAGTCTGTGCACTTTCTGTCTTCCCTCTGTCTTTAAAGTGATGACCCACAAGCGTGCACACAGTGATGAAGCCAGTAAGATCATGGGTGTTCCTCGTCCCAGCCCTGCAGTGGAAAACCTAAAAGACCAAAGTATGGCACTCTCCAAATCAACTCTCTGCATCAACGGTAGCCATATCTACTCATCCGAGCCTGTCAGCCCCAAGAGTCCAAGTACCATCCCAGCCAAGCGCTCCCTGCTGGAGAAATGTGCGCCCCTTTCTCGGTCTCTCCAGAATCTGACCCGACGCAACGAGGACTCGCAGAAGAGCGATGGGAGACGCTGGTCCATTGAAAAGAGCAGGAAGGAGCTCAGTGAGGCAGATGGAGCTCAAAGCCAGACCCAAGGGGCCACAACCCTAGAGGGAAAGCCAATGCAGGCCTCTGGACATGTGGAAGTGGTGGATAAAGGAAAAAAGCTAAGAAAAACTCTGTTTTCTAGCGGGAGGAGTGACACTCTCCCAGCCAAGCCGGAGCAGAGCCAGGTTTCTGCTCCTCTTGAGGGCAGACGCAGAGGATGGTTTGGCTCTGGTGACTCCCAGAACAAGCCGAGGTGAGTGAAGGCCAAGCAAGGCTACTAGGTTTTATGTTACAGTACAAAAGATGTATCAGTGTCATCAATAGCTGTTTCCCATGATCTATATTTGACTGCCAGACGTTCATCTAAAGGGATAAGTGAATGGCTTTGAATGTCATCCTGCATTTTGGTCCTCAGAGAATATTCTTAGAAAATGTTTGAATTTGCTGATGCAACAGTTACTGTGCAGCTTGTTCCATCTCATTTCTTTATATTGCTCTTGGTCTGCAGAACATAGGTCAAGACATCAAAGAAGGGattgttaatgtgtgtgttttcatccaAGAAACTTTGTTGAACCATTCTAAAACATCAGCTGATTTTATAAGAAATGTCCACTTatattacattgatttatttgtttattatttcgcatttcagttatttaattttttcattcagCAGCATGTTATTGTTTGACATTCAACCATTTTTTCAACCATTCaacctgttttgtttttaatagatTTAAGGGTGGgcgatatgataaaaaaaatctttattagtCATTTAAATTCATGATACTATGTCacaaattgattttatttattttttgcttgaaATATAGTTGCTATGATGATTACATTTTTGATGACATTGAAATTTCACAGTTATACAGTCTACACAATACTAGATGAACTGAAAGTAAGAAGTTCTCAAGCTAAGTGAAAACAAGTAAACATTTAATAGAACAAATGTAATAGaacaatgaaaaaattaaattatcaGGTATCATTTTTCATAAATCATTTAACAGAGGTAAGAAATACTCTGAACTGTTATCAAAGGCAAAAGAGGCCATTTTTGTCattatgtgaataaatactatttagttgtttcagtttgttatttgtccaaaaattaaaatttacaattacaatttaattttttttgacatattcTTAAAATCTTATGACAGGTGTTCTAATAAATTAAGCACCatgttttcatagcattcagtTTGTACAATTGTTTTAAGGACATTGGGCAGAATATAGAATAGGGTGTTTTtgtcagtaaaattaaaataaggaaAATAGGGGTTTTAATTCAAATACCGTATTTCCGGagtataagtcacactttttttcatagtttggctgttcctgcgacttctagtcaggtgcgacttatttataaaaattaatttgacatgaaccgagagaaatgaaccaagagaaatgaaccaatagaaaacattaccgtctacagccgcgagagggcgctctatgctgctcagtgctcctgtagtcttcactgaagacatagagcgccctcttgtggctgtagacggtaatgctttctcttggttcttggttctaaataaatgcgacttatagtccaagtgcgactaatgttttttttcctcatcatgacgtatttttgaattgatgcgacttatactcaggtgtgacttatagtccaaaaaatacggtaattgaaaaaataatcagccaactaatcgattatcaaaataatcttcAGTTGCAGCCCTAAAGTTCTTAGTGAGCATGCAGGGAGCTGTCCTGCTGTTGCACGCTGATGCAACTGAGGAAATACATTGTTTATTAAAACGCAGTCATTCTTAAAGTACTAGTAAAATAAGGAATTGTACGTTTTTTAAAAACGGGGTATCGTGATAACTTTTTAGTACTGGTATATCGTGCAACACTGGTGTGAAATGGCGAACCAAAATTTAATTGCCTTTCATGTGTTAATGTCTTATTGtgctttgaatattaaaaaattGCTTGAAAGTTGCAAGgcttaaaatgcatgcaaattataattaattaactttttggcAAGgctaaaaatgcatgcaaataataACTAATTAACTTTTTAAAGGTGACACCGAAATATCTTTAGAACATAACCACACTAGAGATGATAATCCAAGATTTATACCAATTTCTACCTGTTTATCATGTTTACAggtatatcgcccacccctagttaGAGTTTAGAGGCTGGATGCCTTTTGTTTCTACTAAACCAGCAGTATTTATGTAGGTGCAAGCTGGTCAAAACATGCCAGACACTTCCGatcaaaacatgaacaaatttaAATCCAAAGACAAATTTTCTTTGATTAAGAGGTGTCTCTGTAATAGAAAAGATTTGTCCCTATCCTCCCACTCATATTTGGATTTAATGGCCCTTAACACACTATGACTAAGAGGACTACTTGTGCCTTCCCTTCACAGGCTGGGAGTCTCTCCTGAGGTAGAGAGCAGCTCAGACACCCCCTGTCAGATCCCTTGCTCCCCCAGTCAGCCCCCGCGCTCTCTTCCCCTCGGTTGCACTACTGGCTCAGTGTCTCCCCCTAGTGGCAATCACACCAACCCATTCACCCACTCTTCCCCAACACCCCCTTCCATCTCTCCCTCCAACCCTTTCCTCACACGACTACAGCAAAACCCATTTTTTGAGGATCTTATAGCTGAGGAAGGACTGAAGTCTCCAACTGCTGGTTACTGTTCTCTTAATTCCAGTCTTTATAATTATCCAGTCGGATGCAGTCCCATCCATAATGGCGCACAGAACAAAATGTCCGCAATAAAACGGGAAAGACCCAGAAGTATGTCCAGGCAAAGGTCTCTTCCAGTCATTATGCCCGAGACACCAGGTACAAACTCAAACACTAATCCGAATCACTTTCTGTCTGAGAGGGCTGGAGAATGGGATGATTTTGAAGCATTTGCCACCAGCCGGCTCAAATCGCCAACTGGGACTCCAACCAGACCTCCATCAGCACCGTTTCTCTCACAGTTACCAAATACAAACCAGATACTGTGTGTAAACAACAAAGCGGACATTGGTTTAATAGTTGACGAAGTTGACATGGGTGTTTCAAGGTCATGGGATCTGCCTCCTCTACCACCACGAAGACCCATGAGGATCCAAGGGATCACCACAGACAGCTGGTTGGACAGAGCCCAGGAGCTTGCTGTGCAGAAAGAGGCCTGCTTCCTTTCCCAGACTGACTTCGCCTCCCTTCAGCATGTGAGAGATGGAGACGTGAAGAGAAACTCTCAGATTTTTTGTTCAGATAAAGAGTTGCACCATGTTTCTTCAGAAGGGTGTAACAAGATGGAAGCAGAGTTGCACAGCAGTATCAGATTGAACAAATTCATGGTTGGGGAAGCAAGGGGTCATGACTTTGTTACGAACAACAATGCTAATAGCTCTCCGAATGATTTTGGTGAAGATGCACATGGAAGCTCTGAGTGTGAGTACATGGCACCTGAAACTCTGTGTTTCCCGTCCGACTGGGAAACCACAGTGACCGAATCCCTTTGCAGTTCACCTCAGGCCCAACCAAAACATGATTCAGAATCGTCCTGTGAAATAAGGGTCTCCAATGAACAACAATGCAAGGCTAAAACCAATGGAGTAGGTTTGTTGACCCTCTCATCTAGAGATTCGAACAACAATACAGATACTTCAGAGTTTGCTTTTATTGATTCTGGAAGTTCACAGTCTGAGTTGCAACAACCTTTGGAAATGAATAAAGATGGTGTTAAATCATCCAAAGATGGTTCAAATTTGCAATTGGTGCTTCCCAGCTATTCCTCTGGTTTACCTGAGGATATATTGTGCAGAATGGCATCAGAGTTAAAGATGTTTTCACCAATAAACACCCATAACAATAACACATCACATTTGTCTGACTCACAAATCCATACCCATTGCTCATCACCTTTTGAGAGATTTGGTGAAGAACTGGGAGGACACCAAAACACTGCTTCAAAGGTTAACTGTGAGACTCACAACGTGGCTGACATTCTTCTCAACAAAGAGATCACTGTGATCACGCAAACAAGCTCAAGCAAAGACAACACTGTGACAACGCAAATCAAAGAAGAGTTAGCAGAAGGCAATGCCTTGCTTGCTACGCATGATGATAATGAGCATAAACATTTAACAGAAGGTAACCTGAACTCTGAAGTCTGCTTCTTAAAGAACAACAAGGTCAAGGAATCTTGTTCAACACTGGAAGAACAAATGAGCTTTGAGGAGTTGCATGCTAGAGTAGCGCCAAGAAACTCCAGGAGCCCCTATGAAACTGAAGTCAGATCAGCCCGCATAAGACCGCGCTCAACCACAGGCTCACCCAAAATGGTCTCGGGTGCTGATTCGCTGCCAGGCTCTCCTCATCCTACATCAGATCCCATTTTGCATGATCCTTGCCCTTCACCCACCCCATTAGCTGGTACTAACTCCTCTCTCTGCCCTGAGCCTTCCCTTCCTGCAAACCCCCCCAATGAGTTGCCCAGCATGGCTTCCACATGCTCCTTCACAGCCCGGCCCCACGTTGATGCACCGCTCGCCCTCTCACCTGAGGAGACACAGCCAGCTAACGTCCTCCTGCCCCATGAGGAGAGCAGGTGAGACCTCACTGCCTTTAAAAGCACACTCACCTCTGCTCTCACCTGAGAAATGACCTCATTCTCTCTCACACCTGGTGCACTAAGACAGACTCATATGCTCTCACATATGTTGGGCTAGAACAAACTTTGTTTTTGCACTCACAGCTTGCTATAATTTGGACTTTGACAAATGTGTGTGCATTTTTTCTGGCACATCTCTTATTACCTTTCCTCCTGATTTGATAATGCTGCATTTCTTTTAGTTCTTTCATTTTTCATCTTTGCTTTTATATTGCTTCTTCCAGCCTCCATTCGGTTTTGGAAGTAACCCATTTTCTTGTAGACGTAACAAACGATATTGAAATAGTCTAAAGTTAGTTGACAGTTATATTGCATGCAGCTAGTGTTCATGAGAGGTTTGATTATGTAGAGATTGCATCATGATTGATTTGTTAGTACCCAAAGAGACAAAATTCATAAACAAGATGCTTCTCAAAGTGCATCCTAGTCAGTATTGATATTAAATTGCTTGAGActtgagaatatttgttttttttaaagaattgacTAAAACAATTTCAATCAAACTTTTATTTATCCGAAGGACTTTGTTTCAGTGCTTCTTCAGTTAGTTGCtgtggcaatatttttttttttctgtttcacatctatatttatagttatttcaccttatttcaattaatgattttttttattatagaagtTTAActtttagttaacaaaaacaacactgcACTTAAATGAAAGATAACTAAGAACTTTGACATCTCCTGAGTTATGAAAGATCATCTCTGAGTGATAAAATTGTTGTTTTGCATTACTTTTAACCATTGCTTCATCAACTATGCGCTGTTTCTTTTGCTATCCTAACTCATTAGGAAGTGAATAAATATGAGATTTAAAGTGGCTTAAAAAAAGGATGCTTACAAACTACCTATTAAACCATGATGAAATGCCTAGGTCAATGTAAATACTTCATTTATCTCCTTTTTGCACCACTGTACAGCCCTCACCCGGTGAAGCCCTTGACCAACACAGCTCTGCAGGGAGAGAAGAAACCTGAAAGCCGCTCAGTGCTGGAGAAACTCAAGTCCACCATCAGCCCAGGACGATCTGCACCAGCAACCACTGCTGAGGATGAGAAATACCAGGTACTGGatgtttaaaggtgctgtaagcGATGCTTTTATCTAATAGCACTTCCTtctaaaaaatagtattttattcacATTCATAGTTTCCTTCAATCTTTTTAACAAATCTTTTTTAATTCTCACACACAGTAAAACTGGTTTTTATACATGAAAGTTAATGATACCTTTCCTAACATGTAAAGGCAGATATCCAATTTAATGATCTGTggcatccataaaaaaaaactggtttagACCATCAGAACACTTTTTCTGCTCGTCAGTCATTTTGAACATTGGTGTAATTTAGGCTAGTTAGTGAAATACATTTCATAGAAAGGAGCTGGAAGACGTGCTTTGACCCAGGTTCTGGAAACTGTAATCAGCAAACAGACAAGCAGACACTGAAACAAACATTGATCTGAGAGGTTATATAGAGtctcattaaaatgtatgtggaCTTGTGGTGATTGCACTATAAAGATATTGAAAGAATGCACACATGATTCAAGATAAGCTGCAGCGTTTAATGAAGTAGTTTTGGTTCATCATGCTCTACATGACACACAGTAGCTCAGTACTGTTTCTCTCTAATAAACATGACTCTGTATCTGTTTCCTGTGCAGCTGGCTCTGATGGAGGCTCGGTCTCAGTACCAGAACATGACTAACATGGAGCTGATAACTCTGCTGCTTCAGCAGGAAATGGATGTCAAGAAGCAGCAGGCTGAAACTGAAGTGCTGATGGCATTATTGGAGAAACGGGAGGCCGAACTGAAGAAGATGAAGGTTCAGGTCAGAGACCTGGAGGACTACATTGACAAGCTGCTGGTGCGCATCATGGAGCAGACGCCGACCTTGCTGCAGGTACGCGGCAGGCCCAAATGACTGCAGTGACCTGCTCCGTCCCAAGAACACCTCATATTGATCTAAAGCCATTTGTGATGCTCCATTCCATTTCAAAACTGCCAGATTCATGTAGACATGATAAAGCTTTGCACGCTCCTTACTGGATTTACAAATCCACAATCATTGAAATCTAGCTTACTGCTAGTCATGCTTTGAGCACAAGGCAGTggttaaaagaaagaaacaaaagaagTATGTACAATTAGATTTTGTTGATTTCATGTAGATTAGTATTAATCATAGACATTTATGTCTTCCTATTCATAAATACACTAATAGGAAATTAGTGTACCAGAATGTCAAGCAAAATGTCTTATGAAGATCCACAAAAAAAGCACTGCCTTTATTAATTGACTTCTTTAAATGTCACTTTAACACTCTTCTTTCCGCATAATTGGAAGTATTTAGAACAAAATCACTAAATGATATTATAAAACCCTGAAACTTCTCCAATAATGCGTCAGCCTTCCATATCTCAGTCCTGACCATATCTCAAGAAACTATTGTTTCAGCTTGACATGGTATTCACATGGTATTAAAACACTGTTCGATATGAATCCAGAGATTTAAAAACattagtaatatttaataaatacggATAACAAATACaccttataaaaaaatattgctttcattaatattgtaaatgtaaataaatatcttactAGATAGCTTTAATGCACCTTAATGCACATTATGCAAAACTGTTGTTCTTGAGCCAGTCAGCTTTGCCACATAGAAACGGCTGATATCAGCGCATgctcacttccatcaagcacTCGCACTAAAGCAGAGATTGCCTCTGCAAACATGTAAGTTATGCAATACAACAATACAAGTTGATAAATGCtacacaaaatatattcatgaagCCTTAGCACTGCAGCATACTTAAAGTAGCAAATGTagtcatatgcaaaaaaaaaaaaaagcaatgcttTTTAGTGAAACAAAGATTTGTTCTTTCTGTTTTCCTGCATTGTAACTTCATTGTGTTAGAGTGGCTTTATGATTTTCTCTGATATTCATTGTGATTGTGTCTTATAgcgttgttgttttgttgttgttttttacaatacatgtgaattttattttattcatttgtacaGTATTCAGTGGTTTCTTTGGTTGATGTTTCTTCAGTTATAATGCTGATGAAAATGATGTGAGATTCTGTCCCACAAGAACATTAGTTCTATGTCTCAGTATTTGACAAAGAAAGTACAGGGTTCCTGaaataaaagttacttttttttagtTGGAGTTACGTTCGCTCGCAGTGTTTCCCAGTGTGTTGCAGGAAAGAACCATGTATCACTGTGATACTAGATTTGTGTTGTTTCGTTTTGCCTTTTAATCGCCATTTTGCAGTGTGCCTCAGTGGATTTATTTACAGCATACAttcacatttgtattttattattttatttattgcaaattATTTCATACAGCCTCATtttgaaaattatttgaaaataaagttaTAAAATCATTTGTCGTGTTTCTGTTTGAGTTCTTCACAGAATTGACATGTATATGTTTATGAGCCTCGTCTCGTGcttcatcttcatcagtttggCGGTTCAACAGTCTCAGTAGTGCTAGAATTAATTACCACGGGGTGGCACTACCGCGCTTTTGAAGATTATTAATTGTACTTTGTGCTTGGCCCACTTTGTAAACGttcaaataaatctgaatattaacaaACTTGTATATTTCATGAAAACAGtctataggtaaaaaaataaaaaaaaaacctgattagtacatatatacaattttacaCTTAACTGATTCATAACTGCagtgaaatgtttcatgagcagatGGGTttcatgaaatataaatgttgtggGAATCAAAGCTCAAACGGAAAGGGTCTCTGCTTGCATTGTTTGGGCTCCGAGTCACATGGCAATgactttttaacattaaaatgccaCAAATTGAACTCAGTCATAAACTCAGTGTGCCAGGTGGCATAATTTATCATCCAAATCATCTCATGAATGCTTCATATTTAAGAGataatattgatttattattaatctGAACATTTCAAGACTTGTATAattgttttaacaaaataagatttAAGAATCAttcgttttgtttattttttatttatctatttgttttgtttatgtatttttatggttACAACAAGAGCTATCTAGTTGGGGAAGACCATGGCAATTTTTTAGATGCTAATTATTTTGCTCAACTTCAAAGTTATGGAAGGCattttctgccaaatttaaataaataaattaaatgaataaaatgaaaaagttgTCCGAAGTcagcaaatatttttaaatattgtggaAAACAAATATATAGCTATATAAATCTTCAGACTTCGTGTAATGGGTGTGTAATGCGCTCTGCGATCTGTTTTGTCTCGACTCTCGAGTTAACAGGAAACTACACTTCCCATGAACCCCTGCGAGCTATTGCTTCACCACTTTCGTACCCGAGTTGACTATTCTTACAAATTCCGCCTCATGgagctttttattatttaacatcactCACTGCTGCCGAGATGGCGGAATCTGCGTCCTGTCCGGTGTTTCAGCTGGGAAAACCGCGTTACGAGCAGGTAAAGAGTTTGACGCGATGTTGAAGTGCATCTTTGATGGGCGTTGATAAACAATGTGTGTAGATACCTTTGCTTTGCTTCAGCACTGTACTGCGAAAGTCACCCATTTCTCAAGCTTTTTGCGTTGTCTTTTCGTTGCTTCACCGCATTATAACTGGCCGATGCAATTGTTCGTGATGAGTGTAACGGAGGTTTTGGTGGCACTGTTAGAAACTCCTAAACCATTAGATGCGTGCACAATAGCTTTTCCTTTTAAATGCAAATAGCAGGAAATGAGTAGGACAagattgcttttttgttttttaaagctgTTGATTTCACTGgtcacttttatttttgtattgcgTTGATTTCGTGGCACGTTATCAAAGTTCATAATTTTTCTAAAAAGCTGGAAAAACTGCCTCTCCTCcctgttttgtttatttcctAAAACAAATGTAGTTCTACATCGGATGGACTAGTCTCAGATATTCAGTTTTGCCTTTTGAAATATGACCAGATTTTGCTGAACGAATGCAAATAATTGTCTCATCAATTGTGTTATCAGTGAGATCTCACGCGCTCGTGTCGGTCAAATAAATGACCATCTATTTAAGTCCTGCTGCCTCCATGGAAACACCGCGGTCATCCCAATTAACCCCTTCAGACCCGAATTATGTTCCATGCAATCACAAATGTGaccaatttatttattctgtgaaTATACTCTGTATTGTTTTAATAGGTAGTTCTGATGTCCATATGTGGTTCTGAACAACTGGATAATCACGCATGATCTGATTAAAAATGTCAcgaacacttaaaataaaataaaaagggaataCAGAAATGAAGTACATTTAGGTTGTTTAAGAAGTCATTTTCTATATTAATCGATTTAAAGCTTGAATTCAGTCGTTGTGaattgatttctgaatgcttaaatgttctttaaaatatatatttagttttcttttaatGTTATGTTGTAAGAGTGGTAAATTTGTAGATCATATGTCAGTCCTGTATCAATATAGAGTTCAGATTTTTTGCTTTACATTGAGCCCCACTGTCCATTACAGTGTACATTGCATAAAAACTATGTAATAAAAAGTGATATCATGACTGCAGTACTAAATTTAAGAAGATTTCTTTTTTCAAGTATTCCTCTGAAATGGATACTGTGTCTGAATGGGTTCACATGCACTCTGAAATCAAGTCAGTCAG
Encoded proteins:
- the LOC128027506 gene encoding rab11 family-interacting protein 5 isoform X3 codes for the protein MPLISLDDDDQRWVPTHVNVTVLRARSLRTKGKQGSRYVYTIIQVGKEKYTTGLVEKAEEPQWNEECSFELLPGLLEAGGMSAYPPGSSNLVLTVMHRVLIGLDVFLGQTIIPLDKVFQDGMCPRNEWFKLHSKAGRKEKERGELQVTIQFTRNNMTASMYDLTIKDKPRSAFGKLKDRVTGRKRGDVESSSAILPGRFAALSGSVGPPFAGDGGPDEPSKEEGVDEHRSKVKDFFLKGKLRKNSDTQSCSSLASDSSMASSAGDSFVSAELSRTPIYSSRVMEPFQMDTEGGIKDERKSNMFGTVMTHKRAHSDEASKIMGVPRPSPAVENLKDQSMALSKSTLCINGSHIYSSEPVSPKSPSTIPAKRSLLEKCAPLSRSLQNLTRRNEDSQKSDGRRWSIEKSRKELSEADGAQSQTQGATTLEGKPMQASGHVEVVDKGKKLRKTLFSSGRSDTLPAKPEQSQVSAPLEGRRRGWFGSGDSQNKPSPHPVKPLTNTALQGEKKPESRSVLEKLKSTISPGRSAPATTAEDEKYQLALMEARSQYQNMTNMELITLLLQQEMDVKKQQAETEVLMALLEKREAELKKMKVQVRDLEDYIDKLLVRIMEQTPTLLQVRGRPK